Proteins encoded by one window of Halobaculum halobium:
- a CDS encoding DHH family phosphoesterase, giving the protein MAQVSTQAIQSGWETLSANPRLVVAVAGGALALVAALALYRRLRRTPGERFRALLAGRESVSVLLHPNPDADAMAAGIAVAELADSVDTDTVIQYTGQVRRQENRAFRTVLDVELDRIDHVSDLAAEAVVLVDHNTPRGFAGADGVLPFAVVDHHPGEGSGEAYTDVRTDYGASASVLAEYFRDTGSTPIPPDAHETEVTGATLSTRTATGLLYGIISDTNRLTRGASAEDFAAASYLQPGVDEDNLERIADPAVSTEALDVKARAIAGREIRGSFAVSDVGRVSNVDAIPQAADELVGLEGVTAVVVLGERDGTIHLSGRSRDDRVHMGRALDAAVGDVQDASAGGHARMGGGQIGPQVTADGSEEVPVLGREELLDRLFDAMDGER; this is encoded by the coding sequence ATGGCACAGGTGAGCACGCAGGCGATCCAGTCGGGGTGGGAGACGCTGTCCGCCAACCCGCGGCTGGTGGTCGCCGTCGCGGGCGGTGCCCTCGCGCTCGTCGCCGCGCTGGCGCTGTACCGGCGACTCCGACGGACACCCGGCGAGCGCTTTCGCGCGCTGCTGGCCGGCCGAGAGTCGGTCAGCGTGCTCTTGCACCCCAACCCGGACGCCGACGCGATGGCCGCCGGTATCGCCGTCGCCGAACTTGCCGACAGCGTCGACACCGACACCGTCATCCAGTACACTGGCCAAGTGCGCCGTCAGGAGAACCGCGCGTTCCGAACCGTACTCGACGTCGAGTTGGATCGGATCGACCACGTGTCGGATCTCGCCGCCGAGGCGGTCGTCCTCGTTGACCACAACACTCCCCGCGGATTTGCGGGGGCCGACGGCGTCCTCCCGTTCGCGGTCGTCGACCACCACCCGGGCGAGGGGAGCGGTGAGGCGTACACCGACGTTCGGACCGACTACGGCGCGTCCGCGAGCGTCCTCGCAGAATACTTCCGCGACACCGGCTCGACCCCGATCCCCCCGGATGCGCACGAGACGGAAGTGACCGGGGCGACCCTCTCGACGCGGACGGCGACCGGACTGTTGTACGGTATCATCTCCGACACGAACCGGCTGACGAGGGGCGCCTCTGCCGAGGACTTCGCGGCGGCCTCGTACCTCCAGCCCGGCGTCGACGAGGACAACCTCGAACGGATCGCAGACCCCGCCGTCAGCACGGAGGCGCTGGACGTGAAGGCCCGCGCGATCGCCGGTCGCGAGATCCGCGGCTCCTTCGCCGTCAGCGACGTGGGGCGGGTGTCCAACGTCGACGCCATCCCGCAGGCCGCCGACGAGCTCGTCGGGCTCGAAGGGGTGACGGCGGTCGTCGTCCTCGGCGAGCGAGACGGGACGATCCACCTCTCGGGGCGCTCGCGCGACGACCGGGTCCACATGGGGCGGGCGCTCGACGCCGCCGTCGGCGACGTACAGGACGCTTCTGCGGGCGGCCACGCGAGAATGGGCGGCGGGCAGATCGGTCCGCAGGTCACCGCCGACGGCAGCGAGGAGGTCCCCGTGCTCGGCCGGGAGGAACTCCTCGACCGGCTGTTCGACGCGATGGACGGCGAGCGGTAG
- a CDS encoding DUF7283 family protein, whose protein sequence is MIDAPLDVWYAWLGLAVAGAVTFAAVSGLPTAPPPDAVSAAATVDTVAAASPPATGRYRVAADRIRVTTRGVSLRTDGGSTFAAFGSGSIVPVEAGGPLAGVALGDPPEQTFDTPGGFAVAVATADAVGSRTGPESTAEWISGRTLHARHVSWGETDVTLVLVA, encoded by the coding sequence ATGATCGACGCACCACTCGACGTCTGGTACGCCTGGCTCGGGCTCGCAGTCGCCGGCGCGGTCACGTTCGCCGCGGTGTCCGGACTCCCCACGGCCCCGCCACCTGACGCCGTGTCGGCCGCCGCGACCGTCGACACGGTCGCCGCCGCGAGCCCGCCAGCGACAGGCCGGTACCGGGTCGCAGCCGACCGGATCAGAGTGACGACGCGGGGCGTTTCACTGCGCACTGACGGGGGAAGCACGTTCGCAGCCTTCGGGAGCGGCTCGATCGTCCCCGTCGAGGCCGGCGGTCCGCTGGCGGGCGTCGCACTCGGCGACCCTCCGGAGCAGACGTTCGACACCCCTGGAGGGTTCGCCGTCGCGGTCGCGACCGCGGACGCAGTGGGGAGCCGGACCGGGCCCGAATCGACTGCCGAGTGGATCTCGGGTCGCACGCTGCACGCCCGACACGTCTCGTGGGGGGAGACCGATGTCACGCTCGTCCTCGTCGCGTGA
- a CDS encoding DUF7286 family protein has protein sequence MSGQIGSGAAVLAVPQFGIGSSDGGLNAGESSDRSTTRSGGGDRDRGLVPFALIAVVLLLGSVVYANTLALRGPVVVDTAADDALDRAESVGRPAVRAAATAAAREAALHPVTTRANTTAGRSLAPDQPFRDALRLRISLAAGEALSDARTDAGGVTATASLPAVDSPSDARAAIARVSVAPLANGTALRVVVRNVTLTATRGERIVATRRVNYAVAVSVPVLAMHDRTVAYEARLNRSPFEGPGVGRALTWRLWSVAQARGTAQYLGAPISNVLASRHVELSTNAAALRAQRAAYGRSDPAGRAAMIRATGRVGARDLLAPAMDSGPSWTGRVLDASGSPGRAGRTSSAAPADGERWDPNRGAVGDDDLRVGVNATADRAFLAFIDGESDRDFDAAIRGAYRAVAVRQVTVVSAARSRRPPASAPGPNWTLLSERTDERIVVVDRESRPTSTPRSVADERRTVAVRNRARRGWIGNSSLRTTTATWSDRYEIRITLSIEHAPSTGPDRPTAPVFVRGGAVDGPNLADVPATARAELFASGTADSEGIAAVRSVEDDDGWRRETTDRAVVYGDRPERLDDWVYRDVAALRERIRSVSIRVPRSAVASGEANAADRLATAIRNRRGDLVDAPETYDGAADRARVAARAAYVDAVLAELDARAEGSTARNDAYREQIGRVREGVNGRIDELSRIAADVSEPEPAPAGRWRAGEVVFTPRGTPGYLPVTRVEADHVDSLAPGESVHPLAARNTNLFAVPSGDAADAVTDAALPARRTASLPAAGRALVAANRTAAAADTVSAGELADADARAELRRRVAEGLRVVDSRALAVLGEETDLSRAERIAAIRTANRRWAAPGARTAAVVDGSYAAAIARAADARAGDWPEMDRDRLALRLRVETVNAATDASVTVPSEIQAGAVDATREARRAELRAAAKRAGSNATERLHERYGKGKLGPVLAGLPVAPVPGYWYATVNVWDVEVAGAYPRFAVTAPIGGPDGADGRVRYVRDGQVATLDVDGDGTEERLGRSDRVAFRTWTVVVVVVPAGTSGVGDVNGNADERSPGWPCPSVPNADGGGADTEAAGCPPSTGE, from the coding sequence GTGAGCGGTCAGATCGGTTCGGGAGCGGCGGTACTCGCTGTCCCACAGTTCGGAATCGGCAGCAGTGACGGAGGTCTCAACGCCGGCGAGTCCAGTGATAGATCGACAACTCGATCCGGCGGCGGTGACCGCGATAGGGGACTCGTACCGTTCGCGCTGATCGCCGTCGTCCTTCTCCTCGGAAGTGTCGTCTACGCGAACACGCTCGCACTCCGCGGCCCGGTCGTCGTCGACACCGCCGCGGACGACGCCCTCGACCGCGCGGAATCGGTCGGCAGGCCGGCGGTCCGCGCTGCGGCCACGGCTGCCGCCCGAGAGGCGGCGTTGCATCCCGTGACGACGCGGGCGAACACGACCGCCGGCCGCTCGCTGGCTCCGGATCAGCCGTTTCGGGACGCCCTCCGGCTGCGGATCTCGTTGGCGGCCGGCGAGGCGCTGTCGGACGCCCGGACCGACGCCGGCGGCGTGACCGCGACCGCCTCGCTCCCGGCGGTCGACTCGCCGAGCGACGCGCGCGCCGCCATCGCGCGCGTCTCGGTCGCGCCCTTGGCGAACGGGACCGCGCTGCGCGTCGTCGTCCGGAACGTGACACTCACAGCGACCCGCGGGGAACGCATCGTTGCGACGCGGCGGGTGAACTACGCCGTCGCGGTGTCGGTACCCGTCCTCGCGATGCACGACCGGACCGTCGCCTACGAAGCCCGACTGAACCGTTCGCCGTTCGAAGGGCCGGGAGTCGGGCGCGCGCTCACGTGGCGCCTGTGGTCGGTCGCGCAGGCCCGTGGCACCGCGCAGTACCTTGGCGCGCCGATATCGAACGTGCTCGCGAGCAGGCACGTGGAACTCTCGACGAACGCCGCGGCGCTGCGTGCCCAGCGTGCGGCGTACGGTCGTAGCGATCCCGCTGGCCGCGCCGCGATGATCAGGGCAACCGGTCGCGTCGGCGCGCGGGACCTGCTCGCGCCGGCGATGGATTCCGGGCCGTCGTGGACCGGTCGAGTCCTCGACGCGAGCGGGTCGCCGGGACGCGCAGGCCGGACGTCGTCGGCCGCTCCCGCCGACGGGGAGCGGTGGGATCCGAACCGCGGAGCCGTCGGCGACGACGACCTTCGCGTCGGAGTAAACGCGACCGCGGACCGGGCGTTCCTCGCGTTTATCGACGGCGAGTCCGATCGCGATTTCGACGCCGCGATCCGCGGTGCCTACCGCGCAGTAGCGGTCAGACAGGTCACAGTCGTCTCTGCGGCCCGATCGCGGCGACCACCGGCATCCGCGCCCGGCCCCAACTGGACGCTCCTGTCAGAGCGGACTGACGAGAGAATCGTCGTCGTCGACCGGGAGTCGCGCCCCACGTCGACGCCCCGGTCAGTGGCTGACGAACGCCGGACAGTCGCCGTCCGAAACCGGGCGAGGCGGGGATGGATCGGAAACAGCTCGCTCAGAACGACGACGGCGACGTGGAGCGATCGGTACGAGATCAGGATCACGCTCTCGATCGAGCACGCGCCGTCCACCGGGCCCGATCGACCGACTGCGCCAGTATTCGTCCGCGGCGGCGCCGTCGACGGTCCGAATCTCGCCGACGTGCCGGCGACCGCGCGAGCGGAGCTGTTCGCGTCGGGAACCGCCGACAGCGAGGGGATCGCGGCCGTTCGATCGGTCGAGGACGACGACGGGTGGCGACGCGAGACGACGGACCGGGCGGTCGTCTACGGCGATCGCCCCGAACGACTGGACGACTGGGTGTACCGCGACGTGGCGGCCCTCCGCGAGCGGATCCGGTCTGTTTCGATCCGCGTCCCGCGATCCGCAGTCGCGTCCGGGGAGGCCAACGCCGCCGACCGACTCGCGACGGCGATCAGAAACCGACGAGGGGATCTCGTCGATGCGCCGGAGACGTACGACGGCGCCGCCGACCGCGCGCGAGTGGCCGCCAGGGCAGCGTACGTCGACGCAGTGCTCGCCGAACTCGACGCACGGGCCGAGGGATCGACCGCGCGCAACGACGCCTACCGCGAACAGATCGGACGGGTCCGAGAGGGCGTCAACGGTCGGATCGACGAGCTGTCCCGGATCGCTGCGGATGTCTCCGAGCCCGAACCGGCTCCAGCGGGCCGGTGGCGCGCCGGCGAGGTGGTGTTCACGCCGCGGGGAACCCCGGGGTACCTCCCGGTAACGCGCGTCGAAGCAGATCACGTGGACTCGTTGGCGCCCGGGGAGTCGGTTCACCCGCTCGCTGCGCGCAACACGAACCTGTTCGCCGTTCCATCGGGCGACGCCGCGGACGCCGTCACCGACGCCGCGCTCCCTGCCCGTCGGACCGCGTCGCTCCCCGCTGCCGGTCGCGCGCTCGTCGCCGCGAACCGGACGGCAGCGGCGGCCGACACGGTATCCGCCGGGGAACTGGCCGACGCGGACGCGCGGGCTGAACTCCGTCGACGGGTCGCGGAGGGACTCCGCGTCGTGGACTCGCGCGCGCTCGCCGTCCTGGGGGAGGAGACCGACCTCTCCCGTGCGGAGCGGATCGCGGCGATCCGCACCGCGAACCGTCGGTGGGCGGCTCCTGGGGCGCGAACGGCAGCAGTCGTCGACGGCTCGTACGCCGCGGCGATCGCGAGGGCCGCGGACGCTCGGGCCGGTGACTGGCCAGAGATGGACCGAGATCGGTTGGCTCTCCGTCTGCGGGTCGAGACTGTCAACGCCGCAACGGACGCCAGCGTCACCGTCCCTTCGGAGATCCAAGCCGGTGCAGTCGATGCGACCCGTGAGGCGCGACGGGCGGAGTTGCGCGCTGCGGCGAAGCGAGCGGGGTCGAACGCGACTGAGCGGCTCCACGAGCGGTACGGGAAGGGCAAACTCGGACCGGTGCTCGCCGGGCTTCCGGTCGCGCCTGTCCCCGGCTACTGGTATGCGACGGTGAACGTCTGGGACGTGGAGGTCGCCGGCGCGTACCCTCGGTTCGCAGTCACCGCCCCGATCGGCGGACCCGACGGCGCCGACGGGAGGGTCCGATACGTCCGCGACGGCCAGGTCGCGACGCTGGACGTGGACGGCGACGGGACCGAGGAGCGACTCGGTCGGAGCGACCGCGTCGCCTTTCGGACGTGGACAGTCGTCGTAGTCGTCGTCCCTGCCGGTACCTCCGGTGTCGGCGACGTGAACGGGAACGCGGACGAGCGGTCGCCCGGCTGGCCCTGTCCGTCGGTGCCGAACGCCGACGGGGGTGGGGCCGACACCGAGGCGGCCGGGTGTCCGCCGTCGACCGGGGAGTGA
- a CDS encoding HVO_0758 family zinc finger protein translates to MKSTRKGLREGELQKDNYERLVCTDCGTSLAKENPPDEVFSVRTCSECGREWKELR, encoded by the coding sequence GTGAAATCTACACGGAAGGGGCTCCGCGAGGGAGAGTTACAGAAGGATAACTACGAGCGGTTGGTGTGTACCGACTGCGGCACGTCGCTCGCGAAAGAGAACCCGCCGGACGAGGTGTTCTCCGTGCGAACCTGCTCGGAGTGCGGCCGCGAGTGGAAAGAGCTGCGCTGA
- a CDS encoding DUF5791 family protein: MLYDALADPDGATARDLLAAYAAELAAAVDGDDPAAVADETGVDESVAAAMAAGDADALATVRLADAAAVLERHEGVPADDIASEVRDHVMMEMVTAILDVDTIAAEIDADLTGQEVQQALEGRTRLTLGELAEIQALMIERTP, encoded by the coding sequence ATGCTCTACGACGCCCTCGCGGACCCGGACGGCGCGACAGCAAGGGACCTGCTTGCGGCGTACGCGGCCGAGTTGGCGGCGGCGGTCGACGGCGACGACCCGGCCGCGGTTGCCGACGAAACCGGCGTCGACGAGTCCGTCGCCGCCGCGATGGCCGCCGGCGACGCCGACGCCCTCGCGACCGTCCGACTCGCCGACGCCGCGGCCGTCCTCGAACGACACGAGGGCGTTCCCGCGGACGACATCGCCTCCGAGGTGCGCGACCACGTGATGATGGAGATGGTGACCGCGATCCTCGACGTGGACACGATCGCCGCCGAGATCGACGCGGATCTCACCGGTCAGGAGGTACAACAGGCGCTCGAAGGTCGAACACGGCTCACGCTCGGCGAGTTGGCCGAGATCCAAGCGCTCATGATCGAACGAACGCCGTAA
- a CDS encoding SDR family oxidoreductase: MHVTIIGCGYVGLELASQLLADGHEVVGVRRSRSGLDAVEATGAASVAADVTDTDSLSALPDTDAVVFAASSGGRGADAARSVYVEGLRNVIREYGARDSRPGRLVYTSSTGVYGDHDGDWVDEGTPLDPTTDKTRVLAEAERVALEGTAEVGIDGTVARYAGLYGPDRYRLERYLNGPVTAGYLNMIHRDDAAGAVRFLLTGDCARDEVVLVVDDEPVDKRAFADWLADECGVERPEKRTKAERIAAGDLSTAAERRIRTSKRCSNDRLRALGYGFKYPTYRSGYRAAIDAFRGE; the protein is encoded by the coding sequence ATGCACGTCACGATCATCGGCTGCGGCTACGTCGGACTCGAACTCGCCAGCCAACTTCTCGCGGACGGTCACGAGGTCGTCGGCGTTCGCCGATCCCGATCGGGACTGGACGCCGTCGAGGCGACCGGCGCGGCGTCCGTCGCCGCCGACGTCACTGACACGGACTCGCTCTCGGCTCTCCCCGACACCGACGCCGTCGTGTTCGCCGCCAGTTCGGGCGGCCGCGGCGCGGACGCGGCCCGGAGCGTGTACGTCGAGGGGCTACGGAACGTGATCCGCGAATACGGCGCCCGCGACTCTCGACCGGGTCGGCTCGTGTACACCTCCAGCACCGGCGTGTACGGTGACCACGACGGCGACTGGGTCGACGAGGGGACGCCGCTGGACCCGACCACGGACAAGACGCGCGTGCTCGCCGAGGCTGAACGCGTCGCCCTCGAGGGCACGGCCGAGGTCGGCATCGACGGCACCGTCGCACGGTACGCTGGGCTGTACGGTCCCGACCGCTACCGACTGGAGCGCTATCTAAACGGACCCGTGACGGCCGGCTACCTGAACATGATCCACCGCGACGACGCCGCGGGCGCGGTTCGGTTCCTCCTGACGGGCGACTGTGCGCGCGACGAAGTGGTGCTCGTCGTCGACGACGAACCCGTCGACAAGCGGGCGTTCGCCGACTGGCTGGCCGACGAATGCGGGGTCGAGCGGCCGGAGAAGCGTACGAAAGCGGAACGTATCGCCGCGGGCGATCTCTCGACGGCCGCCGAGCGGCGGATCCGCACGAGCAAGCGCTGTTCGAACGACCGTCTCAGAGCGCTCGGCTACGGATTCAAGTACCCCACCTATCGGAGCGGATATCGGGCGGCGATCGACGCGTTCCGGGGTGAGTAA
- a CDS encoding MFS transporter produces the protein MARVVFAPLLSEFIDTFGIGEATAGLLVTLVWVGSAAPRLPVGWVLTRVPRHYVVLAAGVVLTLASTFATLAPGIDVLMIAAVGMGLASGVYFIAGNTLISELFPQSVGRVMGVHGTASQLAAVAAAPFATVALGLGIEAVAGWRAVFAVLAVAAALVTALVFVTARGTDLPEAGTEDRDLLGAARTEWRTILTGVLILGVAGFVWQGVFNFYELYMLEKGLAPNVARNALTVVFGAGVPAFLVSGRLADRLPHVPYLLAVLASFIACLFALVSVSGLVPLLAVSAVTGYVIHSLFPAMDTYLLDTLPDATRGSAYAVYSASMMIVQATGSSVVGTLRGAGFAYDAVFGAAAAGLVILLVGMVLAHRASWLPE, from the coding sequence ATGGCGCGTGTCGTGTTCGCACCGCTGCTGTCGGAGTTCATCGACACCTTCGGAATCGGCGAGGCGACCGCGGGTCTCCTGGTCACGCTCGTGTGGGTCGGCAGCGCCGCGCCCAGACTTCCCGTGGGCTGGGTACTGACAAGAGTTCCCCGGCACTACGTCGTTTTGGCGGCGGGCGTGGTGCTTACGTTGGCGTCGACGTTCGCGACGCTGGCGCCCGGAATCGACGTGTTGATGATCGCCGCGGTGGGGATGGGCCTCGCCTCGGGAGTCTACTTCATCGCCGGCAACACTCTCATCTCCGAGCTGTTCCCGCAGTCGGTCGGTCGCGTGATGGGCGTCCACGGCACCGCCAGCCAGCTGGCCGCCGTCGCGGCCGCTCCGTTCGCGACGGTCGCCCTCGGGCTGGGGATCGAGGCAGTCGCGGGCTGGCGCGCCGTGTTCGCCGTCCTCGCAGTCGCGGCCGCACTCGTGACGGCGCTGGTGTTCGTCACCGCCCGCGGCACCGACCTCCCCGAGGCCGGCACAGAGGACCGCGACCTGCTCGGGGCCGCACGGACCGAGTGGCGAACGATCCTCACGGGCGTGCTCATCCTGGGAGTCGCGGGGTTCGTCTGGCAAGGCGTGTTCAACTTCTACGAGCTCTACATGCTGGAGAAGGGGCTCGCACCGAACGTCGCCCGCAACGCCCTCACCGTCGTCTTCGGCGCCGGCGTCCCCGCGTTCCTCGTCTCCGGGCGACTCGCCGACCGCCTACCGCACGTCCCGTACCTGCTGGCTGTGCTCGCGTCGTTCATCGCGTGTCTGTTCGCGCTCGTGTCGGTCTCCGGGCTGGTCCCGCTGCTTGCGGTGTCGGCGGTGACGGGCTACGTCATCCACTCGCTGTTCCCGGCGATGGACACCTACCTCCTCGACACGCTGCCCGACGCGACTCGGGGGTCGGCGTACGCGGTCTACTCGGCCTCGATGATGATCGTACAGGCGACCGGGTCTTCGGTCGTGGGCACGCTCCGGGGCGCCGGCTTCGCCTACGACGCCGTCTTCGGCGCCGCCGCGGCCGGGCTCGTGATTCTCCTCGTCGGAATGGTGCTCGCACACCGCGCGTCGTGGCTCCCGGAGTGA
- a CDS encoding aldo/keto reductase: MATSSGTWAYRDRFGDRFGRTYFRRFGPGVVSSVGLGTYLGDPTDAVDDRYREALVTGLEAGVNLVDTASNYRCGRSERVVGAALREASVDRDRVVVASKAGFVPFDGDRPENPGRYVRERFVDTGIITPADLARGSHCLAPEFLDQMLDRSLEALGVDSIDCYYVHNPETQLGERDREAVYEQLGAAFEALERRRAGGDIGGYGVATWEAFRVPPDHDAFLDLREVVARAEGAADAVGLDDHGLRAVQLPFNVRMADGFTRKNHDADGEDGPVSALSFCHREGLSAFAAASLGQGDLTNAGSIPESVESQLAGDSQAQRALNFARSAPAVTAALVGCSRVEHVRESVAAGTFDPLGASAFDSVFE; this comes from the coding sequence ATGGCAACCTCCAGCGGAACGTGGGCGTACCGCGACCGCTTCGGCGATCGCTTCGGTCGCACCTACTTCCGCCGATTCGGCCCCGGCGTCGTCTCCAGCGTCGGCCTCGGCACGTATCTGGGCGACCCGACCGACGCGGTCGACGACCGCTACCGCGAAGCGCTCGTCACCGGGCTGGAGGCCGGCGTCAATCTCGTCGACACCGCGAGCAACTACCGGTGCGGGCGCTCCGAACGCGTGGTGGGGGCGGCGTTGCGAGAGGCGAGCGTCGACCGCGACCGGGTCGTCGTCGCGAGCAAGGCCGGGTTCGTCCCGTTCGACGGCGACCGACCAGAGAACCCGGGCCGGTACGTCCGCGAGCGATTCGTCGACACGGGGATCATCACCCCGGCGGACTTGGCCCGGGGAAGCCACTGTCTCGCGCCCGAGTTCCTCGACCAGATGCTGGATCGGTCGCTGGAAGCCCTCGGCGTCGACTCGATTGACTGCTACTACGTCCACAACCCTGAGACGCAACTCGGCGAGCGCGACCGCGAGGCCGTGTACGAGCAACTCGGCGCCGCGTTCGAGGCGCTCGAACGACGGCGGGCAGGCGGCGATATCGGCGGATATGGGGTGGCCACGTGGGAGGCGTTCCGCGTGCCGCCGGATCACGACGCGTTCCTCGACCTGCGCGAGGTGGTCGCCCGCGCCGAGGGCGCCGCCGACGCGGTCGGGCTCGACGACCACGGCCTCCGCGCGGTTCAGCTCCCGTTCAACGTCCGGATGGCCGACGGGTTCACGCGCAAGAACCACGACGCCGACGGGGAGGACGGACCGGTGAGTGCGCTTTCGTTCTGTCACCGCGAGGGTCTGTCGGCGTTTGCCGCCGCGAGCCTCGGGCAGGGCGACCTGACGAACGCGGGGTCGATCCCGGAGTCTGTCGAGTCGCAGTTGGCAGGGGATTCGCAGGCCCAGCGGGCGTTGAACTTCGCGCGCTCGGCGCCCGCGGTCACTGCGGCGCTCGTGGGCTGTAGTCGGGTCGAGCACGTCCGGGAGAGCGTCGCAGCGGGAACGTTCGACCCCTTGGGTGCGTCGGCGTTCGACTCCGTGTTCGAGTGA
- a CDS encoding DUF7285 family protein — protein sequence MSRSSSSRERAFAEPIVALSAVLALSLGVAAYAIVLGGVGERQPTAEPALERVHDAITVGGVADPDRFDRVRSVTAPPDRRVTVCLRVADRRWRIGPAIPEPSAAVTDRASATRRMGVALAPGRVRPGRLRVTVWR from the coding sequence ATGTCACGCTCGTCCTCGTCGCGTGAACGCGCATTCGCCGAGCCGATCGTTGCGCTGTCGGCGGTGCTCGCGCTGTCGCTTGGCGTCGCTGCGTACGCGATCGTACTGGGCGGCGTTGGCGAACGACAGCCGACAGCCGAACCGGCGCTCGAACGCGTCCACGACGCGATTACGGTCGGCGGCGTCGCAGATCCGGACCGATTCGATCGAGTTCGGTCCGTGACCGCTCCACCGGATCGACGCGTAACCGTCTGCCTGCGCGTCGCCGATCGACGCTGGCGCATCGGACCCGCGATTCCGGAGCCATCCGCGGCCGTCACGGACCGCGCGAGCGCTACCAGACGGATGGGCGTCGCGCTCGCTCCTGGACGCGTCCGACCGGGCAGGCTCCGAGTTACCGTGTGGCGATGA
- a CDS encoding DUF7284 family protein, translated as MTGSLLDVCLALLLIGAAAGTIVGADTVETDRPVSASRASQTAETLAASTATVQYDLVAERGGARGEEQSPSPEARRVAHATLAEHLARAAVRSATVDGTRPTTTAADYRRSVRETVAEAVGPRTSVRAGWTPLQCDVSDASDTTALIEGAVTVGPDPPASATVRAARFTVPVGPSFGTAADGTQGRNLIDHVAAGVTTVLFPPDRIAAAVRGDPAAADAVTERYRRIGNALDVDAVAALDRGGPREANRALAAALAERHETRGLSDGGDACGVGDANRVTVVVRTWSA; from the coding sequence ATGACCGGCTCGCTACTCGACGTGTGTCTCGCACTTCTCCTGATCGGCGCCGCGGCCGGGACGATTGTCGGTGCCGACACGGTCGAGACCGATCGGCCGGTGTCCGCCTCGCGCGCGAGCCAGACGGCCGAGACGCTCGCGGCGTCGACGGCGACGGTCCAGTACGACCTCGTGGCCGAGCGCGGCGGCGCGAGAGGCGAGGAGCAGTCTCCGTCGCCGGAGGCGCGGCGGGTCGCCCACGCGACGCTCGCCGAGCACCTTGCGCGCGCCGCCGTCCGCTCGGCGACTGTCGACGGCACGCGCCCGACCACTACGGCCGCGGACTACCGCCGATCGGTTCGCGAGACCGTCGCCGAGGCGGTCGGACCGAGAACGAGCGTGCGCGCGGGGTGGACTCCGCTGCAGTGCGATGTCAGCGATGCCAGCGACACCACTGCACTGATCGAAGGCGCGGTCACGGTCGGACCGGATCCGCCGGCGTCGGCGACGGTTCGCGCTGCCCGGTTCACCGTCCCGGTAGGGCCGTCGTTTGGGACAGCCGCTGACGGAACCCAGGGGAGGAACTTGATCGACCATGTCGCTGCAGGGGTGACCACCGTGCTGTTTCCCCCCGACCGGATCGCCGCCGCGGTCCGCGGTGACCCCGCCGCGGCGGACGCCGTGACCGAACGCTACCGCCGGATTGGGAACGCACTGGATGTCGACGCAGTCGCCGCGCTGGACCGCGGCGGGCCGCGAGAGGCCAACCGAGCCCTCGCTGCTGCGCTCGCGGAGCGGCACGAGACGCGCGGGCTCTCGGACGGGGGCGATGCGTGTGGAGTCGGGGACGCGAACCGCGTGACCGTCGTCGTCAGGACGTGGTCGGCGTGA